The sequence below is a genomic window from Mycobacteroides abscessus ATCC 19977.
CGCAGGCAGGCGACGAAAAGATCTTCCTTGGAGCCGTAATACAGGTAGAGCATCGGCTTGGAGATCTTGGCAGCCGCGGCGATGGCATCCATCGAGGTGTCCCGGAAACCGTTAAGCGCGAACTCCTGCACCGCGGCGTCCAGCATCTGCTGCTCCCGAACGGCACGGGGCAGCCGCTTGGTACCACCCGCCATGCCTGCCTCCGAGCTTCGGACGTGAACGCGAACTTACTCCAGAGTAAGCTACTGGGTAGTTCGACTATTGCATACGCCCCATTGACGCGGGCCGAGTCTGCCCAAATGAAGTGTTTTGCACTCCTTCTCTAGGGTAGCGCGCAAACGCCACTCTCCCGATACCCCCACCCCGTACTATGCCCGCGTGGATTTCACCCTGTCGCTGACTCCGGATCTGGTGGCCGTGTTTCTCACGCTGTTCGTGCTGGAGGTGGTGTTGGGTATCGACAACGTCGTCTTCATCTCGATACTCGCCAGCAAGTTGCCCCGCGGACAACAGGCACGGGCCCGCAATGTGGGACTCACGCTGGCAATGGTCATGCGGGTCGGACTGGTCTTCCTGGCCGGCTGGATCATCACCCTCAAAGAGGACATTCTGGAACTATTCGGTCAGGGCTTCTCGGTCAAGGACTTCATCCTGATCACGGGCGGGCTGTTCCTGGTCTACAAGGCCGTCCACGAAATACACCTCAAGCTCGAAGGCGCTCCCGAGGGGAGCGAATCATCCAGCGGGGCAGCTACATTCAAGTCCGTCTTGGTGCAGATACTCCTGTTGGACCTGGTGTTCTCGCTCGACTCCGTCATCACCGCCGTGGGCATGACAAGCAACATGCTCATCATCGTCACCGTGGTGGTGCTCTCCTTCGGGATCATGCTCTTTGCCTCGCGCTTCGTCTTCACCTTCGTCAATCGGCACCCCACCGTGAAGATGCTTGCCCTGTCCTTCTTGCTGCTCATCGGCGTTTTCCTTATCGCCGATGGCTTCGGGATCAAGATCGACAAGGCCATGATTTACGGTCCGATGGCGTTCGCGATTCTCGTCGAAGGGCTCAACCTGCTGGCAGCTGCACGAAAAGCACGGCAGGACAACATGACCCGCACTCCTGTTGCGCTTCGGCCCAGCTATCCGGGTATCGATGAGTCCGTGGCGGTAGCGGCGGCCACCTCCGCCGGCCCCGACGCGGGTTCAGTCGGATTGTCCCGAAAGCCAGTGGGCGGCGTCGGGGGCGACGAGCGTGCTGGTCTCGGCTAGCCGTTGCGGTCCCCGCAACCAGCGCGCCGTGACGCGCAGTTCATGCGTTATCTCAGGTGGTCTACCAGTTCACCGTTGACACCGAAGAGCTTGTCCTGCCACTCGTTCAGCAGCGCGTTGGTGTCGATGTCGTCGGGATGGAAGCCCCTACGCATGAATGGCTTCATCTCGCGGTAGAAACCACGGAGCAACGGGCCGCGAACAACGCCCACGGTTTCGCGCAGCACCCGCCACGGCTGCTTCCGGCCGACGGGGTCGGTAGTCAGGATCGAAACCCAGGACGAGAGCACACCAACCGGTATCACGATGTTGGCCAGCACACGCATCATGTTGATACGCAACGTTTCCGACCCCCCGATTGCGCGATAGACATCGAAGGCAACCGATTTATGCTCCAGTTCCTCGATGGCGTGCCAGTTGAGCAGGTTCTTGATCTCGGGGTCCGTCATCATGTGCTGCAGCTCCGGGCGACTCAGCACGTTCTCGGCCAGCACCGCGGTGAAGTGCTCGGCACCGACGGTGAACGCCAGTAGCAGGTGCCGGAATCGCCGACAGCGGTCCGGGTCGGGGTACTGCTCGTCGAGAAACTTCTCCATGCGCTCGGTGCTGTTCAGAATGTACTCGAACCACGCTGTCGGATATCCCATCTCGGCAAGTTGCTTGTTGAGATCGCGGTGATGCAGCCCGTGGGTCATCTCCTGACCGATAAAACCGGCTACCCGCTTCTTGAGGTCGGGATCGGCGATCTTGTCGCGATATCTGCGCACCGACCGGACGAAGATGTCCTCCCCTGGCGGGAAAACGGCAGACAAGAACGCGACCGTGTGGCTGAACGCGATGTCGTTGTTCGCGAAATACCGGTCTTCGGACTCCGACTCACCAAAGCGGAAGGAGATCCGCCGGGTTTTCGGGTAACTCACCTGGGCAGCGACGGTCATGAGAATCCCTTCCGTTGACGTTCCAGGCATAAACGTAACGGAATTTTCCGTAACGGACAATGGGGTAATCTTTTTCCCGATGGACCTGACTATCGACCAGTTGGCACAGCGGGTGGCCATGACGGCACGCAACATCCGCGAGTGGCAGACGCTCGGGCTGGTACCCCCGCCCGAGAAACGGGGCCGCGTCGGCATCTACTCCGACGAGCACATCGCGATTATCAACCACGTCAAAAACTTGAAATCCCAAGGATTTCCGCTGGACGTTATCCGCCGCGTGATCGATTCCGGCAGTGGCTCCGAAGACAGCGTCCGCAAGATGGTCACCGAGGCCCTCAGCCCCTTTGCCAACGGCGAGCCGGTGGTGATGCCGCGCGCCGAGCTGATCAAGCGCATCGGAGCAGGGGCTGATTCCGCGCTGGCAGACACCGATCTGGTCTCCGAGGTCGACGCCGCCACGGTCTCGATTCGCGATTCGGAAACCCTCGACGCGATCGAGCTACTGGTCAGCTCGGGCATGACACTGTCG
It includes:
- a CDS encoding TerC family protein, whose product is MDFTLSLTPDLVAVFLTLFVLEVVLGIDNVVFISILASKLPRGQQARARNVGLTLAMVMRVGLVFLAGWIITLKEDILELFGQGFSVKDFILITGGLFLVYKAVHEIHLKLEGAPEGSESSSGAATFKSVLVQILLLDLVFSLDSVITAVGMTSNMLIIVTVVVLSFGIMLFASRFVFTFVNRHPTVKMLALSFLLLIGVFLIADGFGIKIDKAMIYGPMAFAILVEGLNLLAAARKARQDNMTRTPVALRPSYPGIDESVAVAAATSAGPDAGSVGLSRKPVGGVGGDERAGLG
- a CDS encoding metal-dependent hydrolase; the protein is MTVAAQVSYPKTRRISFRFGESESEDRYFANNDIAFSHTVAFLSAVFPPGEDIFVRSVRRYRDKIADPDLKKRVAGFIGQEMTHGLHHRDLNKQLAEMGYPTAWFEYILNSTERMEKFLDEQYPDPDRCRRFRHLLLAFTVGAEHFTAVLAENVLSRPELQHMMTDPEIKNLLNWHAIEELEHKSVAFDVYRAIGGSETLRINMMRVLANIVIPVGVLSSWVSILTTDPVGRKQPWRVLRETVGVVRGPLLRGFYREMKPFMRRGFHPDDIDTNALLNEWQDKLFGVNGELVDHLR
- a CDS encoding MerR family transcriptional regulator, which translates into the protein MDLTIDQLAQRVAMTARNIREWQTLGLVPPPEKRGRVGIYSDEHIAIINHVKNLKSQGFPLDVIRRVIDSGSGSEDSVRKMVTEALSPFANGEPVVMPRAELIKRIGAGADSALADTDLVSEVDAATVSIRDSETLDAIELLVSSGMTLSRIAETLREVDRLQHQIAQLLLGAYVADVWQPFVESGYTSEDWEKIAENASQAKQLTVTLASRLLARALDDTVDPILLQQANEAEAVLERDRPASSA